The DNA sequence CTTCGGAGCCGAGATGACATTTGACTCTCAAAGTCCTAAAATTCTTTCTATAGGAGCACCTATAACCATATTCGGCGGTACCGAAATAGGAAATACATATCTTAGGCGTTTACAAATCTTGCCTACAATTCAATTTTATTATACAATGATTGTAACCGATTCTAAAAAAAGTTTTCCGATTCCTGCAGGAGCCGGACTTAAAGCCTTTGTACATACAAGTTTTCTTGTAACAAAGAATTTTAAGATAGGAGGCGACGTGGGCGTAAAAACGGGAGCAACCTTTTATAACGGGATAGGAGGAATCTTAAGATTTACCGCCGGAATCGGCTTTACAATTAAATTATAATTTTAGGAGATTTATGATGAAAAAGATTTTACTTTTTTTGTTTTTAACTGCACCTATTTTCTTTTTTTCATGTGCAAGTATTGAAGATGCCTTAGACGTAAAAAAACCGACTTATAAGGAAACAAAAGAGTATACTTCAATGGGAGAGGATTCTTCCCTTTTACGGGCTATAAATAATGCAAAAGTGGGAGCAATAAGGCAAGGAGTTATCGACATTATAGGCCTTCAAACTGAGCAGGCTAATTACCAAAAAATTAAAAGTATCATATATGATACCGAATATCCGAATAAATATGTAGTAAACGAAAAAATGGACGTACTGCAAAAATCCAAAAACGGAGAAGTATACATAATTAAAATTAAAATCCCCGTAAAAATGAATGAGGTTTCAGCAGCTCTTTTATCGGCAGGTATAAGCTCCGGTAGTCCCTCAAACGGAGCTTCAATGGATGATATAGTTTTCGGAAACGGCAAGACTCAAGAAAGTTTTAATGCCGCACAAAAACCTAAGGATGCAGACCTTATTTTAAAAGAAGCCCAAGCTTCTGCCGAAGGCAAAAAAAATCTTCAATTTTTAAATAATTATATCGAAAACATGACCTACATGGTTTTTGATGCCGAAGAATCGGATGCCGATAGATTTTTACTTAAAGCCGCAGTAGAAACGGGAAATGCCTTTCTTTTAAAACAGGGATATAGAGCAATAGACTCAAAAGAGGTCGAAAAGCTAAAAAAAGATAATGCCCTCATTTACCAAGAAAGCACCGATGAAGGAATGTCGGCTATTCAGTTGATAGCCCAAAAGTTAAACGCCGATGTATATATGGAAATTGATGCTGTAACAGAAGGCGGTTATGAAACAAGCGGCTATTACGGTTCAGCAAAGATAACCTTAAAGATATTCAATCCGTCTACAGGAGAGTTACTCGGTTCCGTTCCGTACACAAGCCAAAAAACTTTTAGCCGAGTAAGCAGCTATGATGCTCAGTCTAACGCAATTCAATCCGCAGTAAACAAGGCTCTGCCCATGGCTGTCGATCAGGCAAAGATTCTTTTAGCCAAGGCCTATTCCCGCGGAATACGCTATGAAATTATCATAAACGAAACACCTGACAGTAAGAGCATGGCACGTTTTAGAAAAGCTTTAAGCGGAAATGTAAACGATATAAAAACTTTATATCAATCCTCGGCACAAACAAAATATGCAGTTTCATTTTTCGGAACTATTGATGACCTTGAAGCCGTCATCTACAATACGGCAGATTCAGTTGCGGGTTTTGAAAATATAAAATTGGTAATGCTAAGGGGTAAGACCTTAACATTTAAATCGGGCTTTTAAATTGGACGTACATTACGCCTAATTTTAAAAATATATTTGCATTATTTTAGGAGGCAAGATATGAAAAAAGCAATTAAGATTATGTTCCTTGCAGCAGTTGCAGTTATAGCCTTAGCAGGCTGTGCAAACAAATTAAAACCGCTTGGAACAGTTTCGAGCAAGGTTAAAAAGCCTGAAATGCTCGACCACAAAAACCTTAAATGGGATAAGCCTGTTCCCGGCTGGGTTGCAGAAGAACCCAATGTCATCGAAAAAACTGATGACTATAAGGGTAAGGATGTTTATCTTTTTAAATTTGAGTCGCCCAGATCAAAGAGCTTGGAGGGAGCCGAGCTGTGGACAAGAGATTTTTCGGTCCCTTCCGAAATGGCCAGAATGGTTAAGGTAAGAGTAGAAAGCAAGGCAGCCGCTGCTGCTGCAGGCGATAAGGATAAGATTGAAGGTTATCTTGAAGATATAGTCAAAACGATTACCTCGACAAAACTTTCCGGCTTTAAAAAAGAAACCGATTATTGGGTTCAGATGAGATACTTTGATGCCGATGGAAATCCTGATGGAGATGACTATACCTATTTAGTTTTATACAGCATCTCCAAAAAAACCTTGGATAAACTCATCCAGAATGCAATCAACGGAGCAGATGAAGATAAACCTAAGACCGAAGAAGAGAGAACTGTACGTCAAAGAGTAAAAGAAGCTCTTTCAGAAGGTCTGTAAATCTTTTAAAAATACGGAAGAAAGAAAGGCCTTTATTAAAAGCTATAAAATTTCTTTCTTCCGTTTATCGCTTAAAAATCATCTATAATAAACACAAAGACTATGCAGAAAAAAAAACAACCATTAAAAAAATTACTTTTACTGATTTTAACTTTAGCTTTATTCTCATGTGCAAGTTATAAAAACAAACCTGAGGAACAGGTGCCTGCTTGGATAGAAAAGGTGCCGGCAAGCGATGCAAATTACGAATACTTTACAGCCTCAGGAACAAATAAAAATTTTACCCTTGCAGAGGCGGACGCAAAAAATAATCTTATAAACGAAATCATACAGTATTTAGGAGTTTCAATAAAAACCGAAACGACAACGACAGCCTTAGGTTCCGTCGAAAACCTTGAAAAAATATTAAAATCGGAAATTTCTCAGTCTTCTGCGGCTAATATAAAAAAATTAAAAATCAAAAACCGCTATACCAAAAAAAACAAAGACAGCCTTACCGTCTATCTTTTGGCCGAATACGATAAAAATGAACTCCGCAAAGAAAGAGACCGCTTATTAAAAATTGCAGAAGAAAAAATTTTATCGGTGAGTGAGCCTCAAAAAAAGGCGAATGATTTTTTTGAAAGTAAAAAATATTATTCTGCTGCCCTTTATTACGCTAAGGCAGCCTCTGCCGCATTGAGCTCCGGCATAGAAAACGGGGATATAAAATTTAGGCAAAATATTTCAAATGCAAAAGAAAGTTTAAAAAAGATTAAGCTTAATTTGCAAAAAGACAGCCTTGAAAATACATCAAACGAATTTTTAATTCCTATCAATATAGGAACCTTTGAGGAGAGAGTTCCCTTATTAGTCAGCTATAAAACAAAGATAAGAAATACTACCTCCATCATAATTGAAGGCATTGAAACGGATCAAAACGGAACTGCAAATTTTATTTTGCATGATGAAAAAATTGAACCCAAAGCCCGCATAAGAATAGAGTTGGATATTTCCGAAATCAAGCAAATACTCGGATCAAAAGATTTTGATGAATATCAAGAAGCCCTTAAGGAGCTTCAGCAAACAGTTTTTAAGCAAATAATAAATTTTGAATTTAAAAAGCCGGAAAATAAAATAAAAAAGGAAAAAGAACAAAAAGGGACAGTTTCACTTTTTATTGAACAAACTGACAGTAAAAACGCAATCACTGAAGAAAAAATTTTGGATATTTTAAAAGATATGAATTTTAAAACCATATCCGCAAAAAACGAAAACCAGTCCGCAGATTTTATTATTTATGCAAGGATAGAAACCGATGAAGTCTCAAAAGCTGCCGACGGATTTTTGGTAAGGCTTAATGCAGATATAGAAATAAAAAATCCGAACACACAAGAAATTTTTTATAAAAAAAATATAAGCAAAAGGGGCGCCGGTTTTACCGAAAAAGAAGCACAGAGATCGGCCTCAATTGCTATAGCAAAGGCAATAGCCTTAGCCTTTAGCAAAATCGTCGACGAATAATATAGCAGCTGACAAAGTTCTATATTTATTGTATACTGATGGGCATCTCTAAAAACTGAAGTTTTTAGAGGTTCCCTGATATTTGTAAACATGTTTTTTTAAGGAGAAACAATTGGCAAATCCTGTTTGGCTTTTTATGGGGCCTGAAATCGGAGAAAGAAATACAGCTGTTGATACGGTATCAAAAACTCTTTCAAAACAATACGGTGATATTGAAACGCATACTGTCTATGCAGGAGATACCGGCATGGGAGATGTAATTTCTCTTTTACAAAATGCATCTCTTTTTTCTTCTGCAAAACTCATTATATTAAAATCCGCAGAGCTTATCAAAAAGAAAGAGGACATTGATTTACTTACCGACTGGATTCAATCGGTTTCAAAGAAAGAAAACACAAGCGATTCTTTTTTAATTTTAATTTCCGATGAAACATCCGTTGCAAAAAAAATAAGCGATACCGTTCCTAAAACTCAGCAAAAAATATTTTGGGAGCTTTTTGAAAACAAAAAACAAGAATGGGTGCGTTCATTTCTTTTTAGAGAGGGCATTGAGATTGAAGATGAAGCAGTTGATGAGCTTTTGGAATTAGTTGAAAACAATACCGATGCTTTAAAAACGGCCTGCTCTCATTTGGTGCTCTATTTTCAAAAAGGCTCACATATCGATCAAGAGAATATCGAAAAACTTTTTGCACACAATAAAGAAGAAACTCCATTCAGCCTTTTTAATGCCTTAACAATGGGAAGCCTTGAAACAGCCTTGTCCATAAGCCAAAAGATAATACTTTCAAAAAATTCTTCACCGGTTCAAATTATTGCAGGATTAAGCTATTGTTTTAGACGCTTACAAGACTGGCACAAAATACATAGAGATAATGAATACCTGGATGATTTTGCTTTGAAGCGTTTCGGGTTTTCGGGAAAAACAGCATTAGCACAATACAAAAGAGCTGCAAAGCTTTGGAATGAGGTCCAGTGCGTAAAAATAATCGCTCTTTTATCGGAAACGGATTTAGAGTTACGGTCTTTAGGCACAAGTCTTCAAAACATAGTTATGGATATGTGCTTATATGAAATAGCTTGCAAGTCCGGAAATAAAATAGAAAAATATACCGCAGATAATATTTAAAACGCTTTAAGTCAGATTGTATAAATTATCTTCAAGTAAATTATAAAAACAAGAATTGTGAAACTCCGAAGAAAATTGTTCAGGAGTAAAAATCTGTTTTGCTTTTTGCATAATCACAGGAACTTCAGATTGAGAAAGAGGCAAAGACCTTCCTAAAAGCAAGTTATCGAATTCCTTATTTCTTATAAGTTTATCCGATGCAAAAAACAACCTCATATCGGATAATATATTTTTTTGAATGAGAATTAAAAATAAAAATGAAGCCGTATCACTTCCTATATATCCCGGAGTACCAATCCTTGTATAAAAACTTTTTGTCCATGTTTCATTGGGAATTCTAATTCGGCTGATAATATATTTTTCTTCTCTCTTTTCGGCATAGCTTTTATCAATGTATTTTGCAAATGGTACCCATTCAATATTTTCAGCTGTTCTGATTTCCAATTTTGCATCAAGAGCTAGCATAGGCAAAAAGGTTCCTGAAAGAGGATTTGCCGTTGCTATGTTGCCGCCTATCGTTGCAAGAGAGCGTATGGCATTGTTCGCTATTTTTTCTACAGCATAATATAAGGAAGGCGGAATATTTTTTTTACCCAAATCCAAAATTTCATTTAATGTAACGGCAGCACCGAATTCGAAATAGCGCTCGGTTTTTGAAATAACTTTTAATTCAGGTAAAAAATTTAAATCCAAAATATGTTCAGGTAAATAGATCATTTCATCGGTCTGATGGTTTAAAAAACCTGTTGCACCGGCAATAGGTTTTATATTTGAAATATTTTTTAAGATAGTCTGCATTTCCTGCATATGGCGGGCTCTATAGACAATGCTATTTTTAGTTAATTCAGTCATAAGTTCTATTTTCTCCGTTGATTTTTACTTATTTTTTCAATAGCCGAAAATAAATCTTCAAAGCTTGTACACCGGCACATTGTACTCGAATAATATTTTCTTATATTGTCTTCAGCATCGGGAGCATCAATATCTATATTGGAATTTAAAATTGCATATGTAAAAAATATTTTCCCTGCATCGCAAAAGCCGCACATTTCAACGCCGGCTTGATCAAAGCCTGTCGCAATTATTTTATATTCTTCTGTTGTTTTAAAATATTCCAAGGTTATTATGTTTTTCCCTTCAACATTAAAAACTGGAATAAAACATGCAGGCACGGGTTTATCGTCCATTAAAACGGTACAAGCTCCGCACTGACCGCTTAAGCATGAACTTTTTAAGCTTAGAAGATTAAACTCTCTTCTTAGCACCGATAAAAGTCTTTCATTTGCAGGAGCATCAATCTGAACTGCGGTTTTATTTAAATTAAAACTAATCTTCATCTATAGTCTCACTTTTTGTAACGGCATTAAAAATATCTTCAGTAAAAACAGGTAAAAAATCGATTCGCTTGTGGTTAATCATAATTTGGTTAAGTGCAGAAATATACGCTGCAGGAACAAGGCTTTCTGCTAACTCTCCCAAGCCTCGAGTTTTTAATTCGCTGTCTAAAATAAAATCTCTTATAGGAGGAATCGCTCCTGTTGTAATTATTTTATAATTGGAAGGAAGCAAATTATTTTCTCTAATGTCTTCTACGGAAATACTTGAAACTGCATTTGCAATTGTCTTATGAATATTTCTATGCACCATTTTTTTTGAATATATTTTTCCGGGATCACATGCAAACCAAATACCTCTTACAATAATTTGATAGGTACTAGGATCAAGTTCAAGCTCAATAACACAAGCCCCGGGAGTTTCCGAAATAAAAGGATTACCCGTTAAAGTTTCGTTATCCCAATCTTTAGAACGCGGCAGTTTGTAGGTTTTACTTACTGTAATTGGAAGAGGCTTTCTAAACCTTTGGTTTTTTATTCCCGTACAACATTTTTCAATAAGGCCTGGCAAAATACTGATACCGCAAGAGGCTGTTGCAGCTCCTGTAGGGATCATCTCATCGGTTGAAGCGCCTAAAAAAACAATTTGGCTGTCTTCAACTTCCAATTCTTTTGCAATCTGTTTTTTTAAAATACGCTTTAAGCCCTCCGAGGTGGGGTCTGCCTTGACCAACACCTTATCGTCTTTTGTTAAAGTTATTTCTGCACTATAATTCATACCGGATTTTACAAGAATATGTAAACCGTTATATTGGCAGCCTACGGCAACTCCTATGCCCCTCCAATTTCCGTCATAACGGTCTTTACGGCTCTTATTCATCAATCTATAAGCATAAAATTTTCTATAAAAATCGCTGGTGTTACAAACAGCCTTTAAGATATTTTCAAAAACAAAATCTTCTTCTTTTTTTATTCCAGTAATTGTTTTTTGACCTACTTTTAAATTATTTTGAAGTCTAAATTGAATCGGACATAAATCCAGCTGTTCTACTATTTCACTGATATGTTTTTCCAATGCAGAGCTTACATAAGAATCCCCCCAACCTGAAAATAAACCCGTCAAACCTTTTTCAGTCTTTATTGCAACAGCACTAATCATATAAACGGGCAAATGATAAATACCGGCAGCAGTTACGGTCATTTGTTTAAGCATTTGAGTTATAAAAGGATTAAATGAACCTGCATCCACAATTATCGAAACATCCATAGCCGTAATTTTTCCCAATTCTGAAACGGAAGTTTTATGCTGAATTATAACGATAGGAGCCTTTGCCGTATATAAAAAATCTTCTTGCCGTGAAAATTCAATTACTATATTTTTTTTTGTTAAAAACGATGCTATAGAAACTTGTGCAGCAAGTAAAGCAGGAAACCAAATTCTTCCGTCAAGAGATTCGGCTTCTGCATGTGAAACTACATTTATCTTTTCTTTAGGTACATCTAAAACATTACAAACGGAAGTTAAAACCTGATAAGGCCATTGAGTTGCAAGATGAATTTCAAGCCTGTCATCAACCCAGTTTGTTTTAACGCAAGCTGTTTCCGCATGATAATGATATCTTTGCTTAAAAGAAAAAGTAGAATAAACTACTTGTGAACTTTTTTCAAAAACCTCTTCAGCATTTCCCGAACTTAAACTTTCCCTAGAAACTATAGGATAGTCAAAATAATTTTTTTCTTCTTCTTCAAAAGTAAATTGAGCCTTAGGACGTGAAAGATACTGGGTTTTAATTTGAAAAAGATTTGAAAGCTCTAAAAGCTTTTTTTTATCGGGGCCTGTCAAAATCCCTACAGCTTGGCCTGCATATTCTATTTTTTCATCGGCAAAAACAGGGATTTCTGTTTTTAAAAAGCTGATTGAATTTTTCCCGACAATATCCTTTGCAGAAAAAAAAGAAAAGCCTTCAGGCAAATCGGGAATTTCTATATCTATAATTTTAGCATCTGCATCAGAAGAACGTATAAGACATGCCCATTCCTGATTTTCAAATTCCAAATCTGAAACAAAAGTTTTATCCATAAATTAACGCCTATTCAATTTCGCAAGTTTAATTACCGTTTCGATGACATAATCGGCATCACCTTCGCTCATTGAAGGATAGAAGGGCAAACTTA is a window from the Treponema denticola genome containing:
- a CDS encoding LPP20 family lipoprotein is translated as MQKKKQPLKKLLLLILTLALFSCASYKNKPEEQVPAWIEKVPASDANYEYFTASGTNKNFTLAEADAKNNLINEIIQYLGVSIKTETTTTALGSVENLEKILKSEISQSSAANIKKLKIKNRYTKKNKDSLTVYLLAEYDKNELRKERDRLLKIAEEKILSVSEPQKKANDFFESKKYYSAALYYAKAASAALSSGIENGDIKFRQNISNAKESLKKIKLNLQKDSLENTSNEFLIPINIGTFEERVPLLVSYKTKIRNTTSIIIEGIETDQNGTANFILHDEKIEPKARIRIELDISEIKQILGSKDFDEYQEALKELQQTVFKQIINFEFKKPENKIKKEKEQKGTVSLFIEQTDSKNAITEEKILDILKDMNFKTISAKNENQSADFIIYARIETDEVSKAADGFLVRLNADIEIKNPNTQEIFYKKNISKRGAGFTEKEAQRSASIAIAKAIALAFSKIVDE
- the holA gene encoding DNA polymerase III subunit delta, with the protein product MANPVWLFMGPEIGERNTAVDTVSKTLSKQYGDIETHTVYAGDTGMGDVISLLQNASLFSSAKLIILKSAELIKKKEDIDLLTDWIQSVSKKENTSDSFLILISDETSVAKKISDTVPKTQQKIFWELFENKKQEWVRSFLFREGIEIEDEAVDELLELVENNTDALKTACSHLVLYFQKGSHIDQENIEKLFAHNKEETPFSLFNALTMGSLETALSISQKIILSKNSSPVQIIAGLSYCFRRLQDWHKIHRDNEYLDDFALKRFGFSGKTALAQYKRAAKLWNEVQCVKIIALLSETDLELRSLGTSLQNIVMDMCLYEIACKSGNKIEKYTADNI
- a CDS encoding FAD binding domain-containing protein, which encodes MTELTKNSIVYRARHMQEMQTILKNISNIKPIAGATGFLNHQTDEMIYLPEHILDLNFLPELKVISKTERYFEFGAAVTLNEILDLGKKNIPPSLYYAVEKIANNAIRSLATIGGNIATANPLSGTFLPMLALDAKLEIRTAENIEWVPFAKYIDKSYAEKREEKYIISRIRIPNETWTKSFYTRIGTPGYIGSDTASFLFLILIQKNILSDMRLFFASDKLIRNKEFDNLLLGRSLPLSQSEVPVIMQKAKQIFTPEQFSSEFHNSCFYNLLEDNLYNLT
- a CDS encoding (2Fe-2S)-binding protein, whose amino-acid sequence is MKISFNLNKTAVQIDAPANERLLSVLRREFNLLSLKSSCLSGQCGACTVLMDDKPVPACFIPVFNVEGKNIITLEYFKTTEEYKIIATGFDQAGVEMCGFCDAGKIFFTYAILNSNIDIDAPDAEDNIRKYYSSTMCRCTSFEDLFSAIEKISKNQRRK
- a CDS encoding xanthine dehydrogenase family protein molybdopterin-binding subunit produces the protein MDKTFVSDLEFENQEWACLIRSSDADAKIIDIEIPDLPEGFSFFSAKDIVGKNSISFLKTEIPVFADEKIEYAGQAVGILTGPDKKKLLELSNLFQIKTQYLSRPKAQFTFEEEEKNYFDYPIVSRESLSSGNAEEVFEKSSQVVYSTFSFKQRYHYHAETACVKTNWVDDRLEIHLATQWPYQVLTSVCNVLDVPKEKINVVSHAEAESLDGRIWFPALLAAQVSIASFLTKKNIVIEFSRQEDFLYTAKAPIVIIQHKTSVSELGKITAMDVSIIVDAGSFNPFITQMLKQMTVTAAGIYHLPVYMISAVAIKTEKGLTGLFSGWGDSYVSSALEKHISEIVEQLDLCPIQFRLQNNLKVGQKTITGIKKEEDFVFENILKAVCNTSDFYRKFYAYRLMNKSRKDRYDGNWRGIGVAVGCQYNGLHILVKSGMNYSAEITLTKDDKVLVKADPTSEGLKRILKKQIAKELEVEDSQIVFLGASTDEMIPTGAATASCGISILPGLIEKCCTGIKNQRFRKPLPITVSKTYKLPRSKDWDNETLTGNPFISETPGACVIELELDPSTYQIIVRGIWFACDPGKIYSKKMVHRNIHKTIANAVSSISVEDIRENNLLPSNYKIITTGAIPPIRDFILDSELKTRGLGELAESLVPAAYISALNQIMINHKRIDFLPVFTEDIFNAVTKSETIDED